The genomic segment CACGGGACTGGGCGCCGTACAGTACATGGTCAGCGAATTCGACTTCTGCGCCCGCAGTCCGGGCGCATGCGAGTCGATGGGCGCCAAGTGGACGGACGTGCCCTTGGCCGCGGGCGGCAAGACGGCGCATGCGGGCATCGACACGACGCCGCTTTTCAGGGACGGCTCGGGCTTCAGGTCGAGCTTCCGTCTGTACGTCTACGTCAGGGGCGTCGAGCAGCGGCACAAGCAGCCGCCATACGACAAAGATCCGTTCGCGGCCGGCAACAAAGCCAATATCGTCGCTGCCGCATCCTCCTACTACGTGATCCGCGGCGACGACACGCTGGAATTGAAGGCGACCTACGTCGATCGGATCGATGCGCAGGGACGGCTGGCTTCGGCGCCGGAGCACAGACTGCGGCTCTATACGCATGCGGCGGGCTTGCTGGCGGCCGAAGGCGACGTGCGCTATCGGATCGAGAAGGCCGACGGCGCCGTCGTTCAGGATTGGAAGAACGTGCCGAGCGGACAGGAGATCGTGCTTAACGGCGCGGACGGCGAATATTTGCTGCGCGCGCAGGCGCTCGATGCGGAAGGAACGGCAGCAGGCGACCCGTACGCGCAGGCCTACGTAATCGGACCCGCGTCGTCCGCCACGACCGTATCGGCGAGCTTCAGCACGACGGAGATGACCAACCAGGACGTGATGCTGACGCTGACGACCGGCGTGCCGGCGAAAATCCTGAACTGGGACGGGGTCGACCCGAATGCCGCGGACACGTCGCATACGCTTGCGATCAAGGAAGCGACGCCGTTTGGCTCGCCGCTTTCGATTCAGATTCAGCCGGACGGCGGAGAGACGGAGACGATCCGGGTGTCCGTCGGTCAGATCGACAAGACCGGCTTTGGCCCTCTGGCCGGAGGCGGGGCGGTCATCTATTCGACCAGCCAGCCGACCGCGGGCGAAGTGACGGCCTATCTGTACGTGGGCAAGCGGGTCAAGCCGGGCGTCGGCGACGGCATCACTTATCGGAACGGCTGGCTGTCCTATACGTTCGCGTCGAACGGCGAGCACGTGTTTGAGGTCGAGGACCTGGCCGGAAGCGCGCTTCGAGGCTATGTGAACGAAGGCAACTGCAAGGCGGCCGTGACGTGGATCGACAGTACCGCGCCCGCCGTATCCGTCTCCTACAGCACGACGGCGCTGACCAATAAGCCGGTGACGGCGACCGTGCAGCTGCCGGGCGGATTCGCGGTGATCAACAACGGGGGAAGCGCGTCCTATACTTTTGCGGATAACGGCGAGTTCGTCTTTCTCGTCAAGGACGGCAACGGCGTCATCCGCGAGTATAAGGCTACCGTTGCCAATATCGACAAGGAACCGCCGGTACTTGCACTTAATGGACCGCTGACTTATCCGGTCTATCAGGGATTGCCGTTCTTGTTCGACGAGCCCGGCTTTACGGCCGTCGACAATCGGGACGGCGACGTATCCGCGAAGGTCGGCGTATCCAGCCAGGTCGACGTGTACAAAGGCGGCTACTACGAGATCGTCTATACCGTCTCCGACAGTGCGGGCAACACCGCGCGCGGGGTACGGGGCGTGTCGGTCATGGAAATGAACGGGATCAGCATGTTCGTGAACGGCATCCGTCTGCGCGGCGACGTCGCGGTGTCGCGAGGGACGCTGCGCTTCGACATCGCCGGCCAGGAAAGCGACGAGATGGTGTTCAAGTATCTTCCCGGCAAGCATGCGGCGGGCGCCTTCAAGCGCGGCGGCACGCCGATCGACGGCCGGACGCTTACGCTTAACGAAGCGGGCTGGTACACCTTTTACGTCCAGGACCGCGAACGGCGGACCTTCGTCGGACAGATCAATGTGCAGTAGGAAAAGGGAGAGAACGGGTCAATGCGCATGCGATTGATAAAAACGGCTGCCGCGGCAATCGCGGTCGCGGTGGCGGTCTCGGGCCTGGCGCCCGGGTGGGCGCTGGCGGCCGGACGGCCTCAGCTTTCGGACGATGTGCTCCGCATCAGCGTGAACGAGCAGAACGGGCGGATCGGCGTAGGAACGACCGGCGGCGATCCGGTTCGTGCCGGAGACGAGGATCAGCCGCTCGTCTACAATCCGGAGACGCCGGAGACGTCGTTTACGAGCTTCCGGATCGACGGCGAGGAAGCGATCTACGGACATGATTACGGCCCGGCATCCGCGCCGTACGGCTACTTCGTGCAAGTGCCCGCCGTCGAAGGCGACCGGATCGTGTCGGTGTGGCGATACAGGGGCGTCGACATCCGCCAGACGGTCGAGCTCGTGCCGCAGACCGACAAGACGCTGCCCGCGGGCAATGCCAAGCTGTCGTACCGGGTGGACAACAAGTCCGGCAAGAGCGTCAAGCTCGGGACGCGGATTCTGCTCGACGTCACGGCCGGAGACAACGACGGACCGCTGCTGATGGCGCCGGGCGAGTTGTCCCCGGTCATCGGCGAACGCGAATTCGGTCCCGCCGACGTGCCGCTGTACTGGCAGGCGATGGACGATATCGACGATCCGTCGGTCATCGCTTACGGCACCCTGTACGGCTTCGGCGAGAAGAAGCCGTCGCGCGTCATTTTCGGTCACTGGAACGGACTGTCGGCGACCAAATGGAAATACGACTGGAGCCAGTGGACCGATTATACGGCGGACGGGGGGCTGTACGGAACGGCGGACAGCGCGGTTGCCGTCTACTGGGACGAAGCCGCCCTGGCCGGCGGCGCGTCCGCTTCGTTCTCGACCTTGATCGGAATGGGCGAGATGAAGCAGCGGCAGACGCTGCTCGACAATATGGCGGTCACCGTCTCGGCGCCGCAGAAGGTGACGGCGGAGGCCGGCGGCCAGGCGTCGTTCGAGCTGTCCGCCGAGCTGGCCAACAACCTGCCCAAGTCGGTCGCCCAAAGCGACGTGCGCGTCGAGATCGTATATCCGGGCAGCGCTGCGTTGACCGGAGGCAGCCAGAGCGTTACTTATGTCCCGGAGGTGGCCAAGGGCGAGCGGCTTTCCTTCCGCTGGCGGTTCGTTGCGACCGGCGCCGACGCGGTCAACGTCTATGCCTTCAAGGTGCGCATCACGGTAGGCGATCCCGCCGCGCCCGGCGTGAAGATGCGGGAGGAGACGGCGCATATCGTCGTGCTGAACGACTTCCGGCAGCCGCCGGATATCCAGTTCACGGCCGTCGCGCCGAACCGCATGTACGAGAAGGAAACGTTCCGCAAGGCGGTTATCTACGGCAGCAACCTGAACTTTCTCAAGGACGCCCCGGACCGCTGGCACGTCTATATCCAGGCGGCCAGCGGCGTGCGGACAAACATTGAATCCAAGTACGTGACCGTCGACAGCGACAGTCAGCTGTCCGTGATGCTGCCGCAGCTGCAGCTCGGTTCTTACGGCATCGGCGTGGAGCACGATCTGAGCAAAGGCATGTACCGTCCCGACACGATCCGCATTACCGACGACATCTCGGTCATGAAGCGCGGGTACGGCACGCTCCTGATCACGAAGAAGGATCTGCTCAAAACGCGTACGGACATCGGCGGGCAGTATACGCAGCGGACGAACAAGATTTACTATGCCAAAGGCGGCGCGCTGCCTCCCGTCCCGGCGGGCGAGGAGGAAGTGCTCCGCATCCAGGGCAACATTCAGGATATGGGCGACGGCACGTATTCCGTCGTGCCCCAGCCGTCGCAGGCGGTAACGCTCGGCAACGTGCTGAAGCTGACCGTGTCCGAGTTCGAAGCGGACATGCCCGGCGAGATCGTCGTCAAGCCGGTCACGTACGAATACGAGGACAACGGTCTCGTCTACGACAGGGCGACGCAGGCGGTCGTCAGCGGCAACGACCAAAGCCGCATCTATCTGAAGCAACTCACCAATCTTCCGAATTCGCCGCTGATCTGGAAGAAGGCTTTTACCTTCAACGTCAACGATATGAAGATCAAAAATCCGAACGTGTTCGGATTCAGCGACGACGCCCAGGCGATCGTCGGACCGTACGTGCTCGGCATCAAGCAGGTGAAGGTCGTCTACGATCCGGACGCGAAGAAGTATGCGGCCGAATTCAAGGGCTCGCTCGACATTTTGTCGATCATGAAGACGCTGTACCGCTTTTTCGGGGCCAGCGACAACGCCGCGCTAAGCAAGCTGCTGTATGCGGAGGTGGCGGTCGATCAATTCCGCGTGTACGAGGACGGACAGATCAAGTTCGCGCTGGAAGCGGGCGTAGGACTGCCGCAGATGAAGATCGGGCCGTTCGTCACGATGGACAGCCTGAAGCCCAGCCAGACCGGCGGGGTCGAGGGACGGCTGCGCATCGATTCGATCCAGAATCTGTACAGCATATACGCCAAGCTGAGTCTGCCGAACCTGGAGTCCGTTCCGACCGGATCGGGCGGCAGCTTCAACCGCAGCTCGCGGATTCAGGGAAAGTTCGGCATCTTTACCGTGCCGACGCCGGAGGGCGGAGTCGTCGTGTTCCCGGACGAATTCATGGCCGAGTACGCGGATAACGCCGGGTTCATCAACATCCCGAACATTCCGCTTACGATCAATCAGCTCGGCGGGGAGATCAAGGGCCTGCATACGATCCGCGACAGCATCGCCAAGGGCATCTATCCCGATTTTGGCGGGAGCTTCTGGTTCGGCGTGACCGATACGGTCTCGCCCGTCCTGCTCGGCAAGCGGGCGCTGAGCGCCTCCAACGTCAAGCTGTCCATCGGGGCGCGGGAAGCCTCATTAAGCGGAACGGCGAACCTGTACTTCTTCCCGATCGCCGACATGACGGGCAAGATCATGTTCTATCCGGTGTCCGGGGCGCTGGTCGGCGGGCGCATCAGCCTGCTCGACGTCCTCGTCGGCCAGGCATCGGTCGAGCTCAGCTACAACAACGAGTCATCGCAATTTTATTTTGGCGGCTACGTCCGGGGCTCCGTACAGCTTCCCCCGTACTCGCCGATCTTCCCCGGGCTGAAGCTCGCGGACGCGTCCGCGGCGCTCAACACGAACTTCGTGCAGGCGTACGCCAAGGCGCTGGGCACGATCCCGGTCGGCGTGCGCTACACGTGGAGCACGCAGCAATTGCAATTTTTCAATCCGGATCAAAAAGGCTTCTCGGCGGTGTCGGCCCTGTCGGCGCTGTCGGCTGAAGGCGAGGCCGATCCCGAACGGCTGGCGATCGGCACCAATCTGAAGCAGCTTCCGGTCAAGAAGGCATCCGGCGCCGTGCGGTCGCTGGCCGCAAAGACGGTGACGACGTTCGAATCCGCCGGCGGCGAAGCGCTGCTCGTGCAAGCGAAGTACGCGAGAGGCAGCGACATCGAATTGACGCTCGCCGATCCGGACGGCGTCGAGATGCCGCTGGTCGAAGACGGCGACGGCGCGAACGTGTACCGGAGCGAATACACCGATCCGGACACGGGAGCCGTGCAGAGCTATATCGCGATTACGGTGCCCGCCGAGCGGAGCAAAGCCGGCACGTGGACGCTGACAAGCAGCATGCCGGCGACGTTCGAAGCGTTCGACGCCGCGCCGACGCCGGAGATCGGCACGATTCGTGCGGAGCAGGACGGCGGCCAGGCGGCGATCGATCTCGCGTTGACCCGGAAGCCTGCGGACGGGCGTACCAAGGTCGACCTGTATTTGCAAAGCGTCGATGCCGCGACGCCGTTCCTCTCGCGGATCGCTGCGGACGAGACGCTGGCGGACGAGGAAGCGACGATCCGTCCGGCGCTGCCGGACGGCATTGCGAGCGGCTCCTACAAGATTGTCGCGGTGCTGAAGCAGTACGACGCCGGCGGCGCGCTTTTGCAGAACAGCTTCCGCGATTCCGCGCCCTTCGCCGTCGCGAATCCGAAGGTGCCGACCGCGCCGGACAACGTAACGGCCAAGGCGATCGGCCGCGGCGCGCTGAAGGTCGAATGGGACGCGTCGGCAGGCGACCATGTGGCCGGTTACTATATCTTCACGGTGGACGGGGAAGGCAAGCCGGCGGACGGCTCCAACTGGACGTTCGTGCCCTATGAGGAAGGAACGGATCGTTATGCGGCGGAGATCCGGGGCTGGTCGCCCGAGACGTACCGCATCGTCGTGCAGGCGGTAAGCGAAGCGCCCGGCGGCACGGCGGACGATCCTTACGCCGGGTACCCGGCTGCGGACTGGGCATTCGTCGACGATCCGCTTAAGTTGGGGCAGTATACCGCCGCCTGGGCACCCATCGCGGGCATATCGGAGTATGTCGTCCGGCTCACGGCCGCGAACGGCGAGTCGTATGCGATTCCGTATTACGGCGAGCCCAACGCCGGCGACGAGAGCAACGGCGACTATTATCAGACGACGCTGTACGGACTGCCTGCGGGCCGATCGTTCAACGTTACGGTAAACGGTATGATCGAACGGGATCCGGGGGCCAAAGAAGTGCAGGCGGTCGACGCCGGCGCCGGCAAGAAGCGGATCAGCTGGGACAAGGTCGAAGCGGACGGCGTGCGTTCGTATACGATCTATGGAAAGCCGGCGGACGACAAAGCGCCTGTCGTGCTCTTCGAGTACCCGGTACCGTCCTCCGGTCAGCCGGAACGGTATGCGGACATCGAGGTCGACGGCTTCGCCGCAGGCGCGGATTACGATATCTCGGTTATCGCCAATGTGGCCGAAGAGCGGCCGGCGCGCTATTTCGGCGCGTGGTCGTCGCCTGTCGAGCTGAAGCTGCCGGTGCCCGATCCGCCCGTGTTCGACCTCAGGGTGCAGCCGGCGGATCCGGCCGGCGGCGTCGTGCGGATGG from the Cohnella hashimotonis genome contains:
- a CDS encoding immunoglobulin-like domain-containing protein, with the translated sequence MRRKMNMPLRDETARRLMREFVLSFAKGGRLLGGWRHRIALTAVAWIAAAAIASTAHAADEQPKLTAVSVQVTAGDVGVVYQSYANRYVVGPNGWMEWKITVKEKLAGFTEGALYDFDKESALNWWEHKIAVIKKQEGDHTLVFRFDPGTSSPSGPLTLDRKLALDGQYGSVKYYAINPDNGQTVIKSTTAIDLSGVGGMAAVQFKREYPTLTITPNPSDLQRGGQPPSGLSVDRIIVDVKDAVLDPQDFEFKYRLSAGMYSKSVDWTTMAERNYIPVPPEARGKSADLAIEVRDRGGNWRPYTLFYPGPGGFVESRVTMNPFYVIGGGSGDAGGRYLGMLGDGGSDPMMRADVLRTAVADFKFLRQTYEMPRNAYTWLAAFVYSTGQKSVNGYKGYADVDLTASGYLWSTSSNLPVDNLPVKPFSDTYRAVETNPLNGRQYEGYWAVMPSTDTASLGEGTYYLYVKTVDAVTGGFMWQQVYYDADRFLTDKNATNPTPVKLMKDTTPLTIDFADQPLARGDYVIEADVADNTGLGAVQYMVSEFDFCARSPGACESMGAKWTDVPLAAGGKTAHAGIDTTPLFRDGSGFRSSFRLYVYVRGVEQRHKQPPYDKDPFAAGNKANIVAAASSYYVIRGDDTLELKATYVDRIDAQGRLASAPEHRLRLYTHAAGLLAAEGDVRYRIEKADGAVVQDWKNVPSGQEIVLNGADGEYLLRAQALDAEGTAAGDPYAQAYVIGPASSATTVSASFSTTEMTNQDVMLTLTTGVPAKILNWDGVDPNAADTSHTLAIKEATPFGSPLSIQIQPDGGETETIRVSVGQIDKTGFGPLAGGGAVIYSTSQPTAGEVTAYLYVGKRVKPGVGDGITYRNGWLSYTFASNGEHVFEVEDLAGSALRGYVNEGNCKAAVTWIDSTAPAVSVSYSTTALTNKPVTATVQLPGGFAVINNGGSASYTFADNGEFVFLVKDGNGVIREYKATVANIDKEPPVLALNGPLTYPVYQGLPFLFDEPGFTAVDNRDGDVSAKVGVSSQVDVYKGGYYEIVYTVSDSAGNTARGVRGVSVMEMNGISMFVNGIRLRGDVAVSRGTLRFDIAGQESDEMVFKYLPGKHAAGAFKRGGTPIDGRTLTLNEAGWYTFYVQDRERRTFVGQINVQ
- a CDS encoding immunoglobulin-like domain-containing protein; this encodes MRMRLIKTAAAAIAVAVAVSGLAPGWALAAGRPQLSDDVLRISVNEQNGRIGVGTTGGDPVRAGDEDQPLVYNPETPETSFTSFRIDGEEAIYGHDYGPASAPYGYFVQVPAVEGDRIVSVWRYRGVDIRQTVELVPQTDKTLPAGNAKLSYRVDNKSGKSVKLGTRILLDVTAGDNDGPLLMAPGELSPVIGEREFGPADVPLYWQAMDDIDDPSVIAYGTLYGFGEKKPSRVIFGHWNGLSATKWKYDWSQWTDYTADGGLYGTADSAVAVYWDEAALAGGASASFSTLIGMGEMKQRQTLLDNMAVTVSAPQKVTAEAGGQASFELSAELANNLPKSVAQSDVRVEIVYPGSAALTGGSQSVTYVPEVAKGERLSFRWRFVATGADAVNVYAFKVRITVGDPAAPGVKMREETAHIVVLNDFRQPPDIQFTAVAPNRMYEKETFRKAVIYGSNLNFLKDAPDRWHVYIQAASGVRTNIESKYVTVDSDSQLSVMLPQLQLGSYGIGVEHDLSKGMYRPDTIRITDDISVMKRGYGTLLITKKDLLKTRTDIGGQYTQRTNKIYYAKGGALPPVPAGEEEVLRIQGNIQDMGDGTYSVVPQPSQAVTLGNVLKLTVSEFEADMPGEIVVKPVTYEYEDNGLVYDRATQAVVSGNDQSRIYLKQLTNLPNSPLIWKKAFTFNVNDMKIKNPNVFGFSDDAQAIVGPYVLGIKQVKVVYDPDAKKYAAEFKGSLDILSIMKTLYRFFGASDNAALSKLLYAEVAVDQFRVYEDGQIKFALEAGVGLPQMKIGPFVTMDSLKPSQTGGVEGRLRIDSIQNLYSIYAKLSLPNLESVPTGSGGSFNRSSRIQGKFGIFTVPTPEGGVVVFPDEFMAEYADNAGFINIPNIPLTINQLGGEIKGLHTIRDSIAKGIYPDFGGSFWFGVTDTVSPVLLGKRALSASNVKLSIGAREASLSGTANLYFFPIADMTGKIMFYPVSGALVGGRISLLDVLVGQASVELSYNNESSQFYFGGYVRGSVQLPPYSPIFPGLKLADASAALNTNFVQAYAKALGTIPVGVRYTWSTQQLQFFNPDQKGFSAVSALSALSAEGEADPERLAIGTNLKQLPVKKASGAVRSLAAKTVTTFESAGGEALLVQAKYARGSDIELTLADPDGVEMPLVEDGDGANVYRSEYTDPDTGAVQSYIAITVPAERSKAGTWTLTSSMPATFEAFDAAPTPEIGTIRAEQDGGQAAIDLALTRKPADGRTKVDLYLQSVDAATPFLSRIAADETLADEEATIRPALPDGIASGSYKIVAVLKQYDAGGALLQNSFRDSAPFAVANPKVPTAPDNVTAKAIGRGALKVEWDASAGDHVAGYYIFTVDGEGKPADGSNWTFVPYEEGTDRYAAEIRGWSPETYRIVVQAVSEAPGGTADDPYAGYPAADWAFVDDPLKLGQYTAAWAPIAGISEYVVRLTAANGESYAIPYYGEPNAGDESNGDYYQTTLYGLPAGRSFNVTVNGMIERDPGAKEVQAVDAGAGKKRISWDKVEADGVRSYTIYGKPADDKAPVVLFEYPVPSSGQPERYADIEVDGFAAGADYDISVIANVAEERPARYFGAWSSPVELKLPVPDPPVFDLRVQPADPAGGVVRMDRDADGLPYFRSSTGDVTLGFTSDEAVRTEVRVNPSMYDPSAEPDVYKGAAWTTNVVLKEGTNEIEVVVYDDDGDAEEKTYRVVVKENGPMLAVDDPAFPDGQVELTGQTDIGAAVTVNGYPAEVDDAGRFTYRLPLPEEQAFDVEIVASDAFGQNNAYVQRIVNPQVGRIEKVVIGMQREMSSASSQSLRLYAYDGDGHAVRLPNDEVEWSVLSGEQYAEIAGSELKGLRQGQAVVSASYRVNEQYAWTDYGVFDIDQRSLVAMTDLDAVTADLGTLAVGYAVDEGPTGVTKSVALPAASANGTTIEWSSDDPQVIDAETGKVSRPTFEAGDAAVTLTATVSKGIVKQTKTFLVNVLKLPEPGGHMTDLQAVMADLGALAVGYAEGDGPTGTTKNVSLPTASANGTTIVWSSDAPQIIDAATGQVNRPAFEAGDAAVTLTATVTKGVVEQTKTFLVNVLKLAEAGGNNGGEMTDQEAVTADLGSLAIVYAGGDGPASVTKDIVLPTASANGTTIVWSSDKPQVVEAATGKVNRPAFEAGDAAVTLTATVTKGIVEQTRTFSVKVLKLAESGGNNGGQMTDLEAVTADLGSLGILYAGGDGPAGVTKDVVLPTASANGTTIVWSSDKPQVIGAATGKVTRPAFEAGDVSVTLTATVTKGAVKKTKAFVVNVLKLAETGGNNGGEMTDLEAVTADLGSLVVGYAGGDGPDGATKNVVLPSAGANGTTIVWSSDKPQIVDAATGKVSRPAFEAGDAAVTLTATVAKGAVKKTKTFVVNVLKLAASGGNNGGTGQPAQPAEEAGWRIDPAVGGTISGSGASIRFPAGVFPAAFRINIAALPEESGSQLPDASRRVSRVYDITKSASGMFLKPVTITLPFDSVRLDPKADTVAVYWLNEVTGEWVPLNNASIDRERGTVSGETIHFTKFAVLTAPGQLPSGDPLPALGDISGHWAEASILSMVGQGYVKGYPDGTFRPNAKVTRAEFVQLIVRAFGIAEADASAGAFRDAADHWARGAIAAARAAGIVDGYENGTFRPNEAITREQMAVMMARALKLRPAAAGGKGTVFADRADISAWAKASVLAAAENGLFVGDQAGAFRPHAYATRAETVEALRRAVDLRQS